One segment of Rosa chinensis cultivar Old Blush chromosome 6, RchiOBHm-V2, whole genome shotgun sequence DNA contains the following:
- the LOC112169371 gene encoding SKP1-like protein 1A, with translation MSTEIENKKVTLKSSDGKEFEIDEAVALQSQTIKHMVEDGSADNAIPLPQVTGVILAKIIEYLKKHAEDKEGKNDDDNQTDQEKSLKKFDADFVKVEQSVLFDLILAAKYLNINKLLDLTCQTVADMIKVQSPETIRRVFNIKKGFTPQEKEIIRKEYQSIHYN, from the coding sequence ATGTCGACTGAAATTGAGAACAAGAAGGTAACCCTAAAAAGCTCCGACGGAAAGGAATTCGAGATTGATGAGGCTGTTGCTCTTCAATCTCAGACCATCAAGCACATGGTGGAGGATGGCTCCGCTGACAATGCAATCCCATTGCCCCAAGTCACCGGCGTCATCCTTGCCAAAATCATCGAGTACTTGAAGAAGCATGCTGAGGACAAGGAAGGCAAGAATGATGATGACAATCAGACGGACCAGGAGAAGTCTCTCAAGAAGTTCGACGCCGATTTCGTCAAAGTCGAGCAGTCCGTCCTGTTTGATCTTATATTGGCAGCAAAGTATCTGAACATCAACAAGCTGCTGGACTTGACATGCCAGACTGTGGCGGACATGATCAAAGTACAGTCTCCCGAGACGATTCGTCGCGTTTTCAACATAAAGAAGGGCTTCACTCCTCAAGAAAAAGAGATTATCCGAAAGGAATATCAATCGATTCACTACaattaa
- the LOC121050255 gene encoding uncharacterized protein LOC121050255 has protein sequence MGQVSSSRSHPSNEGQRPSHVHAPDTERQSTNTSQRQGRQGMSFAQAISSQSHPSEEDQGRNRLHTLEAERQRRNNRQRERRQSLSSSQRAESLARRRANYHLRRQMINTSVEDRSMANQLGAMAGNFLL, from the exons ATGGGACAGGTTTCTTCATCACGCTCTCACCCATCCAATGAAGGCCAG AGACCATCCCATGTTCATGCGCCCGACACAGAAAGGCAGAGTACAAATACCTCCCAAAGACAAGGAAGACAAGGAATGAGTTTTGCACAAGCTATTTCATCGCAGTCTCACCCATCTGAGGAAGATCAG GGACGCAACCGTCTTCATACACTTGAGGCTGAAAGACAGCGTAGAAATAATCGTCAAAGAGAGAGGCGACAGTCATTAAGTTCTTCACAACGAGCAGAAAGTTTAGCCCGAAGACGTGCTAATTACCACTTACGGCGGCAGATGATAAACACAAGTGTGGAGGACAGAAGTATGGCAAATCAATTAGGAGCAATGGCCGGTAACTTTCTACTTTGA
- the LOC112169357 gene encoding chaperone protein dnaJ 11, chloroplastic, which produces MATAASPTSSLYEVLGLPMSASGHEIKAAYRRLARRCHPDVVAMNQKQTSATEFMKIHAAYATLSDPEKRANYDRGLYRCARPFGSSSSLSSATAAAANTYRNWETDQCWDSHSKVYTAKGPRDHLVRLTAHTAIQFYDVQDQLGYDRPSKAVDWVIKKAKAAIDELNELPQWNPNSISVQTTSSLTVPISAA; this is translated from the exons ATGGCAACTGCAGCTAGTCCAACTTCATCGCTGTACGAAGTTCTTGGCCTTCCAATGAGTGCAAGTGGTCATGAGATCAAAGCAGCTTATAGGAGACTAGCAAGGAGGTGTCACCCAGATGTTGTGGCCATGAACCAAAAACAAACCTCTGCTACTGAATTCATGAAGATTCATGCAGCTTATGCAACCCTATCGGACCCTGAAAAACGAGCAAACTACGATAGGGGTCTTTACCGGTGTGCTCGGCCTTTCGGGTCTTCGTCTTCACTTTCCTCCGCAACAGCTGCGGCAGCAAATACTTACCGGAACTGGGAGACTGACCAGTGCTG GGACAGCCACAGCAAGGTCTACACCGCCAAAGGCCCCAGGGACCACCTCGTCCGGCTCACcgcccacaccgccattcaattctacgacgTGCAAGACCAGCTCGGATACGACCGGCCCAGCAAGGCAGTTGATTGGGTCATCAAGAAAGCCAAGGCAGCAATCGACGAGCTCAACGAGCTGCCGCAGTGGAACCCGAACTCAATTTctgttcagacaacatcttcTCTGACGGTGCCAATATCCGCCGCGTAG
- the LOC112174462 gene encoding ATP-dependent DNA helicase PIF1-like: protein MIEDYPSSSTTDNTHITNRLLRDLNGLLVQHSKSISHYDLPEMTEDRGANSTLPRVIEDEVSVIIPQEDCDAVHHLNEDQAFAYNSIISAIQCREPAVFFVDGPGGTGKTYLYRALLATLRSNNHIILATATSGIAATILPGGRTAHSRFKIPLNLDASSTYSISKQSDLAELIRRSSAIILDEAPMMNRYAFEALDRTFKDITGIDLSFGGKVMILGGNFRQVLPVIYKGMRSEMVQASLINASFWKDVKILHLRQNMRSINDPEFLEFLLQVGNGERQTVIEDMIQLPSPMVIPWEGEESINQLVNEVFPNLNCHVNDVLYMVERAIITPENDDVDVLNEMIIKRFPGPVRILNSFDSVEDDTRNMYQKEFLNSISPSGMPPHQLTIKKGAPIMLLRYIDPNMGLCNGTGLTCHGLYNNLIDAEILTGQFAGTRVFLRKQFPVKLSFALTINKSQGQTIPNVGIYLPDHVFNHGQLYVALSRGVSEATTKVLVKKGSFEGEEGVFTTNVVYKEILLPSG from the exons ATGATAGAAGACTATCCGTCTTCAAGCACCACGGATAATACACATATCACAAATAGACTTTTACGAGACTTAAACGGATTGCTGGTGCAACATAGTAAGTCTATTTCTCATTATGATTTGCCGGAAATGACTGAAGATCGTGGTGCAAATTCAACATTGCCAAGGGTAATAGAAGATGAAGTTTCAGTTATCATCCCACAAGAGGACTGTGATGCGGTTCATCATTTGAATGAGGATCAAGCTTTTGCGTACAACTCGATAATATCTGCTATTCAATGTCGTGAACCTGCTGTATTTTTTGTCGATGGTCCAGGAGGAACCGGAAAAACATACTTATATCGTGCATTGTTAGCAACCTTGAGAAGTAATAATCATATCATATTAGCAACTGCAACTTCTGGAATAGCAGCAACAATATTGCCTGGTGGAAGGACAGCACACTCCCGGTTTAAAATTCCACTCAATCTTGATGCGTCTTCCACATACTCGATTAGCAAACAATCTGATTTAGCAGAGTTGATAAGAAGATCATCAGCAATAATTTTGGATGAAGCACCAATGATGAATCGATATGCCTTTGAAGCTCTCGATCGAACTTTCAAAGACATAACAGGCATAGATTTGTCATTTGGAGGAAAGGTGATGATTTTAGGGGGAAATTTTCGACAAGTTCTTCCTGTTATCTATAAAGGTATGAGGTCTGAGATGGTGCAAGCCAGTTTAATTAATGCTTCCTTTTGGAAGGATGTGAAGATCCTTCATTTGAGACAAAATATGAGATCTATCAATGATCCTGAGTTCTTAGAGTTCTTACTCCAAGTTGGTAATGGAGAACGACAGACTGTGATTGAAGACATGATACAATTACCTTCACCTATGGTCATACCATGGGAGGGTGAAGAATCAATCAACCAATTAGTCAATGAAGTGTTTCCTAATTTGAATTGCCATGTTAATGATGTTTTGTATATGGTTGAAAGGGCAATAATTACTCCAGAAAATGATGATGTGGATGTACTCAATGAAATGATCATAAAGCGGTTTCCGGGACCAGTGCGCATCTTAAACTCTTTTGACTCTGTTGAGGATGACACAAGAAATATGTACCAAAAAGAATtcttaaattcaatttcccctTCTGGTATGCCGCCACATCAATTGACGATAAAAAAGGGTGCTCCTATTATGCTTTTGAGATATATTGACCCAAATATGGGGTTGTGCAATGGTACGGGATTGACTTGCCACGGATTATATAACAATCTCATAGATGCAGAGATTCTAACTGGACAATTTGCGGGAACAAGAGTTTTTTT AAGAAAGCAGTTCCCTGTAAAGTTGAGTTTTGCCCTTACTATCAACAAATCACAAGGACAAACAATACCAAATGTGGGTATTTACCTTCCTGATCATGTGTTCAATCATGGACAGTTATACGTGGCTTTATCAAGAGGAGTTTCAGAGGCCACCACCAAAGTTTTAGTCAAGAAAGGCTCATTCGAAGGCGAGGAAGGGGTGTTCACAACTAATGTTGTCTATAAAGAGATTTTACTTCCTTCCGGTTAA